One window of the Canis lupus familiaris isolate Mischka breed German Shepherd chromosome 29, alternate assembly UU_Cfam_GSD_1.0, whole genome shotgun sequence genome contains the following:
- the GDAP1 gene encoding ganglioside-induced differentiation-associated protein 1 isoform X1, whose product MARRQEEQTGGAPLMAEGKADAEVRLILYHWTHSFSSQKVRLVIAEKALKCEEHDVSLPLSEHNEPWFMRLNSTGEVPVLIHGENIICEATQIIDYLEQTFLDEKTPRLMPDKGSMYYPRVQHYRELLDSLPMDAYTHGCILHPELTVDSMIPAYATTRIRSQIGNTESELKKLAEENPDLQEAYIAKQKRLKSKLLDHDNVKYLKKILDELEKVLDQVETELQRRNEETPEEGRQPWLCGESFTLADVSLAVTLHRLKFLGFARRNWGNGKRPNLETYYERVLKRKTFNKVLGHVNNILISAVLPTAFRVAKKRAPKVLGTTLVVGLLAGMGYFAFMLFRKRLGSMILALRPRPNYF is encoded by the exons ATGGCTcggaggcaggaggagcagacAGGGGGCGCGCCCTTGATGGCGGAAGGCAAGGCGGACGCGGAGGTTAGGCTCATTCTGTACCACTGGACACATTCTTTCAGCTCTCAAAAG GTGCGCTTGGTAATTGCTGAAAAGGCATTGAAGTGCGAGGAACATGATGTAAGTCTGCCCCTGAGTGAACACAATGAGCCTTGGTTTATGCGTTTGAACTCAACTGGAGAAGTGCCTGTCCTTATCCACGGGGAAAACATTATTTGTGAGGCCACTCAGATCATTGATTATCTTGAACAGACTTTCCTGGATG AAAAAACACCCAGGTTAATGCCTGATAAAGGAAGCATGTACTACCCACGGGTACAACATTATCGAGAACTGCTTGACTCATTGCCAATGGATGCCTATACTCATGGCTGCATTTTACATCCTGAGCTAACTGTGGACTCCATGATCCCTGCTTATGCAACCACAAGGATTCGCA GCCAAATTGGTAACACAGAATCTGAACTGAAAAAACTTGCTGAAGAAAACCCAGATTTACAAGAGGCATACATCGCAAAACAGAAGCGACTTAAA TCAAAGCTGCTTGACCATGACAAtgtcaaatatttgaagaaaattcttGATGAACTGGAGAAAGTCTTGGATCAGGTTGAAACTGAGttgcaaagaagaaatgaagaaacccCAG AAGAGGGCCGCCAGCCTTGGCTCTGCGGAGAATCCTTCACCCTGGCAGACGTCTCTCTCGCTGTCACATTGCATCGACTGAAGTTCCTGGGGTTTGCGAGGAGAAACTGGGGAAATGGAAAGCGACCAAACTTGGAAACCTATTACGAACGTGTCttgaagagaaaaacatttaacaagGTTTTAGGACATGTCAACAATATATTAATCTCTGCAGTGCTGCCAACAGCATTCCGGGTGGCCAAGAAAAGGGCCCCAAAAGTTCTTGGCACCACCCTTGTGGTTGGTTTGCTTGCAGGAATGGGATATTTTGCTTTTATGCTTTTCAGAAAGAGACTTGGCAGCATGATATTAGCACTTAGACCCAGACCAAATTATTTCTAG
- the GDAP1 gene encoding ganglioside-induced differentiation-associated protein 1 isoform X2, with amino-acid sequence MCTSFGAVRLVIAEKALKCEEHDVSLPLSEHNEPWFMRLNSTGEVPVLIHGENIICEATQIIDYLEQTFLDEKTPRLMPDKGSMYYPRVQHYRELLDSLPMDAYTHGCILHPELTVDSMIPAYATTRIRSQIGNTESELKKLAEENPDLQEAYIAKQKRLKSKLLDHDNVKYLKKILDELEKVLDQVETELQRRNEETPEEGRQPWLCGESFTLADVSLAVTLHRLKFLGFARRNWGNGKRPNLETYYERVLKRKTFNKVLGHVNNILISAVLPTAFRVAKKRAPKVLGTTLVVGLLAGMGYFAFMLFRKRLGSMILALRPRPNYF; translated from the exons GTGCGCTTGGTAATTGCTGAAAAGGCATTGAAGTGCGAGGAACATGATGTAAGTCTGCCCCTGAGTGAACACAATGAGCCTTGGTTTATGCGTTTGAACTCAACTGGAGAAGTGCCTGTCCTTATCCACGGGGAAAACATTATTTGTGAGGCCACTCAGATCATTGATTATCTTGAACAGACTTTCCTGGATG AAAAAACACCCAGGTTAATGCCTGATAAAGGAAGCATGTACTACCCACGGGTACAACATTATCGAGAACTGCTTGACTCATTGCCAATGGATGCCTATACTCATGGCTGCATTTTACATCCTGAGCTAACTGTGGACTCCATGATCCCTGCTTATGCAACCACAAGGATTCGCA GCCAAATTGGTAACACAGAATCTGAACTGAAAAAACTTGCTGAAGAAAACCCAGATTTACAAGAGGCATACATCGCAAAACAGAAGCGACTTAAA TCAAAGCTGCTTGACCATGACAAtgtcaaatatttgaagaaaattcttGATGAACTGGAGAAAGTCTTGGATCAGGTTGAAACTGAGttgcaaagaagaaatgaagaaacccCAG AAGAGGGCCGCCAGCCTTGGCTCTGCGGAGAATCCTTCACCCTGGCAGACGTCTCTCTCGCTGTCACATTGCATCGACTGAAGTTCCTGGGGTTTGCGAGGAGAAACTGGGGAAATGGAAAGCGACCAAACTTGGAAACCTATTACGAACGTGTCttgaagagaaaaacatttaacaagGTTTTAGGACATGTCAACAATATATTAATCTCTGCAGTGCTGCCAACAGCATTCCGGGTGGCCAAGAAAAGGGCCCCAAAAGTTCTTGGCACCACCCTTGTGGTTGGTTTGCTTGCAGGAATGGGATATTTTGCTTTTATGCTTTTCAGAAAGAGACTTGGCAGCATGATATTAGCACTTAGACCCAGACCAAATTATTTCTAG
- the GDAP1 gene encoding ganglioside-induced differentiation-associated protein 1 isoform X3, translated as MPDKGSMYYPRVQHYRELLDSLPMDAYTHGCILHPELTVDSMIPAYATTRIRSQIGNTESELKKLAEENPDLQEAYIAKQKRLKSKLLDHDNVKYLKKILDELEKVLDQVETELQRRNEETPEEGRQPWLCGESFTLADVSLAVTLHRLKFLGFARRNWGNGKRPNLETYYERVLKRKTFNKVLGHVNNILISAVLPTAFRVAKKRAPKVLGTTLVVGLLAGMGYFAFMLFRKRLGSMILALRPRPNYF; from the exons ATGCCTGATAAAGGAAGCATGTACTACCCACGGGTACAACATTATCGAGAACTGCTTGACTCATTGCCAATGGATGCCTATACTCATGGCTGCATTTTACATCCTGAGCTAACTGTGGACTCCATGATCCCTGCTTATGCAACCACAAGGATTCGCA GCCAAATTGGTAACACAGAATCTGAACTGAAAAAACTTGCTGAAGAAAACCCAGATTTACAAGAGGCATACATCGCAAAACAGAAGCGACTTAAA TCAAAGCTGCTTGACCATGACAAtgtcaaatatttgaagaaaattcttGATGAACTGGAGAAAGTCTTGGATCAGGTTGAAACTGAGttgcaaagaagaaatgaagaaacccCAG AAGAGGGCCGCCAGCCTTGGCTCTGCGGAGAATCCTTCACCCTGGCAGACGTCTCTCTCGCTGTCACATTGCATCGACTGAAGTTCCTGGGGTTTGCGAGGAGAAACTGGGGAAATGGAAAGCGACCAAACTTGGAAACCTATTACGAACGTGTCttgaagagaaaaacatttaacaagGTTTTAGGACATGTCAACAATATATTAATCTCTGCAGTGCTGCCAACAGCATTCCGGGTGGCCAAGAAAAGGGCCCCAAAAGTTCTTGGCACCACCCTTGTGGTTGGTTTGCTTGCAGGAATGGGATATTTTGCTTTTATGCTTTTCAGAAAGAGACTTGGCAGCATGATATTAGCACTTAGACCCAGACCAAATTATTTCTAG